Proteins co-encoded in one Kribbella solani genomic window:
- a CDS encoding threonine/serine dehydratase, producing the protein MTVSIDDVRAAAQRIEGRVRRTPVIEVAPGLTFKLELLQHTGSFKARGAFNRLVAAKDRGEMTGQGIVAASGGNHALAAAYAARELGVPARIFVPETTPAAKLGKLRTLGAEIVLAGSEYAEAYQAAETARDESGALLVHAYDQPEIVAGQGTVGLELLDQAGAFDTVLVAVGGGGLIAGIATAIGRNAQVIGVEPVLASAMHRALEAGAPTDGPVGGVAADSLGARRLGELAFTAAREHGVRSVLVEDDAIVAARKELWRGHHLAAEHGGATAYAALTSGVYRPAADERVVVVVCGANTDPSTLS; encoded by the coding sequence ATGACGGTAAGTATCGATGACGTCCGGGCGGCCGCGCAGCGCATCGAGGGGCGGGTCCGGCGGACGCCGGTGATCGAGGTGGCGCCGGGACTGACGTTCAAGCTCGAGTTGCTTCAGCACACCGGGTCGTTCAAGGCGCGTGGCGCGTTCAACCGGTTGGTGGCGGCGAAGGATCGCGGTGAGATGACCGGTCAGGGCATTGTCGCGGCGTCCGGCGGCAATCACGCGCTGGCGGCGGCGTACGCGGCGCGGGAGCTGGGCGTACCGGCGCGGATCTTTGTTCCGGAGACGACGCCCGCGGCGAAGCTCGGCAAGCTGCGGACGCTCGGTGCGGAGATCGTTCTGGCCGGTAGTGAGTATGCCGAGGCGTACCAGGCGGCGGAGACGGCTCGGGACGAGTCGGGTGCGTTGCTGGTGCATGCGTACGACCAGCCCGAGATCGTGGCGGGTCAAGGCACCGTCGGGCTTGAACTGCTGGATCAGGCAGGTGCGTTCGACACCGTGCTTGTTGCCGTTGGTGGTGGCGGTCTGATTGCCGGTATCGCGACCGCGATTGGCAGGAACGCGCAGGTCATCGGGGTGGAGCCGGTGCTCGCGTCGGCAATGCATCGCGCGCTGGAGGCCGGTGCGCCGACCGATGGGCCGGTCGGTGGGGTGGCCGCGGACTCGCTTGGTGCGCGGCGGCTCGGTGAGTTGGCGTTCACGGCGGCGCGGGAGCACGGCGTACGGTCGGTGCTGGTCGAGGATGACGCGATCGTTGCCGCGCGCAAGGAGTTGTGGCGGGGTCATCACCTGGCGGCCGAGCACGGCGGCGCGACGGCGTACGCGGCCCTGACCTCCGGTGTTTACCGCCCGGCGGCCGATGAGCGGGTCGTCGTGGTCGTCTGCGGCGCAAACACCGACCCCAGCACGCTCAGCTGA